A portion of the Anoxybacillus gonensis genome contains these proteins:
- a CDS encoding ATP-binding protein: MMALWRSVVGKLWLTILLLVAFVLFILTVLLLGFFEKYYLEKTSDQLTQQATKVARVVAEHDEQFARSIAWTMVDDVTKLMIIIDDRHYWYSPNEKLPDLPLSFIQQDQQLGRVFDGKKVVKRTLMPNQTMRNDEYNELFIVGVPLHTSDGNGAVFVYQSLKAVEETTKQTTKFIFLAAFIAIVLTTVFAFFLSTRITAPLRKMRQVAFEIARGKFDSKVPIVTHDEIGELAMAFNQMGRQLQFHINALNQEKEQLASILSSMADGVITFNRNGEVLITNPPADRFLQAWYYEQGQSDDLLPLPPEVNELFTKAVAEEKEQAIEMALQGRNWVIVMTPLYNGKVIRGAVAVLRDMTEERRLDKLRKDFIANVSHELRTPIAMLQGYSEAIVDDIAATDEEKKELAKVIYDESLRMGRLVNDLLDLARMEAGHLTLHEEQVPLRPYIERIIHKFQALAKEKGVHLLVEMNDELIVSFDPDRIEQVLTNLIDNALRHTDNGGEVRVIVDAGEEVVRISVQDSGSGIAEEDLPFVFERFYKADKARTRGRSGTGLGLAIAKNIVEAHKGTIAVHSKLGEGTTFTFTLPLK, translated from the coding sequence ATGATGGCGTTATGGCGTAGTGTAGTCGGCAAACTATGGCTGACGATTTTGTTGCTTGTTGCTTTCGTCCTTTTTATTTTAACCGTCTTATTGCTCGGTTTTTTTGAAAAATATTATTTAGAAAAAACAAGTGATCAACTTACTCAACAAGCGACAAAAGTGGCTCGCGTTGTCGCTGAACATGACGAGCAGTTTGCGCGCTCCATTGCGTGGACGATGGTGGATGATGTAACAAAGTTAATGATCATTATCGATGATCGTCATTATTGGTATTCGCCAAATGAAAAACTTCCTGATTTGCCGCTCTCGTTCATTCAGCAAGATCAACAGTTAGGGCGCGTATTTGATGGGAAAAAAGTAGTGAAACGAACCCTTATGCCAAATCAAACGATGCGAAACGACGAATATAACGAACTATTTATTGTCGGTGTTCCGCTTCATACGTCGGATGGAAATGGCGCGGTATTTGTATATCAGTCGTTAAAAGCGGTAGAAGAAACGACAAAGCAAACGACAAAATTTATTTTTCTTGCCGCGTTTATCGCCATTGTATTAACGACCGTGTTTGCCTTTTTCTTATCTACACGCATTACAGCGCCGCTTCGAAAAATGAGGCAAGTGGCATTCGAAATTGCGCGTGGAAAATTTGATTCAAAAGTGCCGATTGTCACGCATGATGAAATCGGGGAACTTGCGATGGCTTTTAATCAAATGGGACGGCAGTTGCAGTTTCATATTAATGCGTTAAATCAAGAAAAGGAGCAATTAGCAAGCATTTTAAGTAGCATGGCCGATGGTGTCATTACATTCAATCGAAACGGGGAAGTGCTCATTACAAACCCACCAGCTGACCGATTTTTACAAGCGTGGTATTATGAACAAGGGCAAAGCGATGATTTATTGCCACTTCCTCCCGAAGTGAATGAATTGTTTACGAAAGCGGTCGCGGAGGAAAAAGAACAAGCGATAGAAATGGCTTTACAAGGTCGCAATTGGGTCATTGTTATGACGCCGTTATACAATGGCAAAGTCATTCGGGGAGCTGTTGCGGTGCTTCGCGATATGACGGAGGAACGACGGCTTGATAAGTTGCGCAAAGATTTTATCGCAAACGTCTCGCATGAGTTGCGCACGCCGATTGCGATGTTGCAAGGGTATAGCGAAGCGATCGTCGATGATATTGCCGCGACAGATGAAGAGAAAAAAGAATTGGCAAAAGTAATTTACGATGAATCGTTGCGCATGGGTCGCCTTGTCAACGATTTGCTTGATTTAGCGCGCATGGAAGCAGGGCATTTAACGCTTCATGAAGAACAAGTGCCGCTTAGACCGTATATCGAGCGCATCATTCATAAGTTTCAAGCGTTAGCGAAAGAAAAAGGAGTTCATTTGCTTGTTGAAATGAACGATGAGCTCATCGTTTCATTCGATCCTGACCGAATTGAACAAGTGTTGACGAATTTAATCGATAATGCGCTTCGTCATACAGATAACGGTGGCGAAGTACGTGTCATTGTCGATGCAGGGGAAGAAGTCGTGCGCATCTCTGTGCAAGATTCTGGCTCAGGCATCGCAGAAGAAGATTTGCCGTTTGTGTTTGAGCGTTTTTATAAAGCAGATAAAGCACGCACGCGCGGGCGCTCAGGTACAGGTTTAGGTCTTGCGATTGCGAAAAACATCGTTGAAGCGCATAAAGGAACGATCGCTGTCCATAGCAAACTAGGGGAAGGAACGACGTTTACGTTTACATTGCCATTGAAGTAG
- a CDS encoding response regulator transcription factor, with protein MEKEIKILVVDDEERIRRLLRMYLEREQYVIDEAENGEEALALAIENDYDLILLDLMLPGKDGIEVCKQLREKKATPVIMLTAKGEEANRVQGFEAGTDDYIVKPFSPREVVLRVKALLRRTANSPYVPTDTTARDVLVFPHLTIDHDAHRVTADGHEVSLTPKEYELLHFLAKSPDKVFDREQLLKEVWHYEFFGDLRTVDTHVKRLREKLNKVSPAAAKMIVTVWGVGYKFEVVNE; from the coding sequence ATGGAGAAGGAAATTAAAATTTTAGTTGTGGATGATGAAGAACGAATTCGCCGCTTGCTTCGCATGTATTTAGAACGTGAGCAATATGTCATTGATGAGGCGGAAAACGGCGAAGAAGCGCTAGCGTTAGCCATTGAAAATGATTATGATTTAATTTTGCTTGATCTCATGTTACCAGGAAAAGATGGGATTGAAGTATGTAAACAGTTGCGTGAGAAAAAAGCAACGCCTGTCATTATGTTGACAGCAAAAGGAGAGGAAGCGAACCGCGTGCAAGGGTTTGAAGCAGGAACGGACGATTATATCGTAAAACCGTTCAGTCCGCGTGAAGTGGTGCTTCGTGTAAAAGCGCTGCTTCGTCGCACAGCCAACTCTCCATATGTACCGACAGATACGACAGCACGGGATGTGCTTGTTTTCCCGCATTTAACAATTGATCATGATGCGCATCGTGTGACAGCGGATGGACATGAAGTCAGTTTAACTCCGAAAGAATATGAGTTGCTTCACTTTTTAGCGAAATCGCCAGATAAAGTGTTTGACCGTGAACAGTTGTTAAAAGAAGTATGGCATTACGAATTTTTTGGCGACTTGCGCACAGTGGATACGCACGTCAAGCGATTGCGTGAAAAATTAAATAAAGTGTCGCCAGCTGCAGCGAAAATGATCGTCACCGTTTGGGGTGTCGGGTATAAATTTGAGGTCGTGAATGAATGA
- the ccsB gene encoding c-type cytochrome biogenesis protein CcsB, which yields MVQLSSTLLYVAFVLYLVATLFFGGAIRVKKKEGVDRWATIGIFVTIIGFVAQLGYFITRWIAAGHAPVSNLFEFTTFFGMMLVGAFIVIYFIYKTSLLGLFTLPIAILVIAYASMFPREISPLIPALQSDWLHIHVTTAAAGEAILAISFAAGLIYLIRVVDQSKPSKRTFWLEFVLFFLISTLGFVIVTTSFRVAGYEATFEWIDKNGKQDEMVYHMPALVGPHEGVLKTEERMKPLVDMPAIINARKLNTVIWSLFSGLALYGLLRLLLRKRIAAALQPLVKNVNLDLVDEIGYRSVAIGFPVFTLGALIFAMIWAQIAWTRFWGWDPKEVWALITWLFYAAFLHLRLSKGWHGERSAWLAVIGFAIIMFNLVAVNLVIAGLHSYAGS from the coding sequence GTGGTTCAGCTAAGTAGCACGTTACTATACGTGGCATTTGTTCTATATTTAGTTGCAACGCTTTTCTTTGGTGGCGCGATTCGTGTCAAAAAGAAAGAAGGGGTAGACCGTTGGGCAACGATCGGGATTTTTGTGACGATCATTGGTTTTGTCGCTCAACTCGGTTATTTTATTACGCGTTGGATTGCCGCTGGACATGCACCTGTCAGCAATTTGTTTGAGTTTACAACGTTTTTTGGCATGATGCTTGTCGGCGCGTTTATCGTCATTTATTTTATTTACAAAACGAGCTTGCTCGGCTTATTTACTTTACCGATTGCCATTTTAGTCATCGCTTATGCGAGCATGTTTCCGCGGGAAATTTCACCGCTCATCCCAGCTTTACAAAGCGATTGGTTGCATATTCATGTGACGACAGCAGCAGCTGGAGAAGCCATTTTAGCTATTAGTTTTGCCGCCGGACTCATTTATTTAATTCGCGTTGTCGATCAATCAAAACCGAGTAAGCGAACGTTTTGGCTTGAATTTGTATTATTTTTCTTAATAAGTACGCTTGGTTTTGTCATCGTGACAACGTCGTTTCGCGTTGCTGGTTATGAAGCAACATTTGAGTGGATCGATAAAAATGGCAAGCAAGATGAAATGGTATACCATATGCCCGCGCTTGTTGGCCCGCATGAAGGAGTGCTAAAAACAGAAGAGCGCATGAAGCCGCTTGTGGACATGCCAGCGATCATTAACGCGCGGAAATTAAATACGGTCATTTGGTCTTTATTTTCTGGGCTTGCGCTATACGGATTGCTTCGCCTGCTTTTACGCAAACGTATCGCAGCCGCATTACAACCGCTTGTGAAAAACGTCAATTTAGATTTAGTTGATGAAATCGGTTATCGTTCCGTAGCGATCGGCTTTCCAGTATTTACGCTCGGTGCGCTCATTTTTGCGATGATTTGGGCGCAAATCGCATGGACGCGTTTTTGGGGATGGGACCCGAAAGAAGTATGGGCGCTCATTACGTGGTTGTTTTATGCTGCCTTTTTACATTTGCGACTATCGAAAGGATGGCATGGTGAACGTTCCGCATGGCTTGCGGTTATTGGCTTTGCGATCATTATGTTTAACTTAGTGGCGGTAAACTTAGTCATTGCCGGTTTACACTCATATGCTGGATCTTAA
- the resB gene encoding cytochrome c biogenesis protein ResB encodes MEQVKCECGHVNPIGTVLCEACGKPLEEVPALLDMRYEGSARRSQTYNKTIIDKIWNFFSSVKVGVWLIVITLIASAIGTIYPQQMYIPPTVSPAEYYEQQYGLLGKWYYALGFHDLYSSWWYMLLIALIGVSLVICSLDRVVPLYRALNNQRVTRNEQFLQRQRLFSRSKVESDETAWRNIVDKLTKRGYRVREENGNILAEKGRFSRWGPYVNHIGLIIFLIGAMLRFVPGMYVDENMWIREGEIKEIPGTNGKYFLENKKFIFEVYEKGKEKEAFQAAIDRIGSGMMAKNYQTDVVLYERIGPVVPGEEPKLKKIKSFSIRVNEPLKHDHYALYQVDFKLDELKSMSFHLTDKETNKSFGKITVDLIQPEKEYDLGNGYKVQLLSYFPDFYFDENGNPNTRSKVPNNPAFVFKMFAPDRPKGEVSFTAIRQTIEPLGNNKYKMAFANIETRNVSALTVRRDFTLWILGVGGAIFMIGLIQGMYWNHRRVWIQRINDEVLVAAHTNKNWFGLKKELESIFHDTPFVMPIDQADKRL; translated from the coding sequence ATGGAACAAGTAAAATGTGAATGCGGGCATGTCAACCCGATCGGAACGGTGCTTTGTGAAGCGTGTGGCAAGCCGCTCGAAGAGGTGCCAGCGTTATTAGATATGCGCTATGAAGGGAGCGCGCGCCGTTCACAAACGTACAATAAAACGATCATTGATAAAATTTGGAACTTTTTTTCATCTGTCAAAGTTGGAGTTTGGCTTATTGTTATTACGCTCATTGCTTCCGCAATCGGTACGATTTATCCGCAACAAATGTACATTCCGCCAACCGTATCACCAGCGGAATATTATGAGCAGCAGTACGGTTTGCTCGGAAAATGGTACTATGCGCTTGGCTTTCATGACTTGTATAGTTCTTGGTGGTACATGTTGCTTATTGCACTTATTGGCGTATCGCTTGTCATTTGTAGTTTAGACCGTGTTGTACCGTTATATCGTGCGTTAAACAATCAACGAGTGACGCGCAACGAACAATTTTTACAAAGACAACGTCTATTTAGTCGCTCGAAAGTGGAAAGTGATGAAACGGCATGGCGAAACATCGTGGACAAGTTAACAAAGCGTGGCTATCGCGTTCGAGAAGAAAACGGAAATATTTTAGCTGAAAAAGGGCGCTTTTCACGTTGGGGACCGTATGTAAACCATATTGGGCTCATCATTTTTTTAATCGGTGCCATGCTTCGTTTCGTTCCGGGCATGTATGTCGATGAAAACATGTGGATTCGTGAAGGAGAAATCAAAGAAATTCCTGGAACGAACGGAAAATATTTTTTAGAAAACAAAAAATTTATTTTTGAAGTATATGAGAAAGGAAAAGAGAAAGAAGCATTTCAAGCGGCCATTGATCGCATCGGTAGCGGAATGATGGCGAAAAACTATCAAACGGACGTCGTATTGTACGAGCGTATCGGCCCAGTCGTTCCGGGAGAAGAACCGAAATTAAAAAAAATAAAAAGCTTTTCGATTCGAGTGAATGAACCGTTAAAACACGATCATTACGCATTATACCAAGTTGATTTTAAGCTAGATGAATTAAAAAGCATGTCGTTTCATCTCACCGACAAGGAAACGAACAAATCGTTCGGTAAAATTACAGTTGATTTAATTCAACCAGAAAAAGAATATGATCTTGGTAACGGGTATAAAGTGCAACTATTAAGCTATTTTCCAGATTTTTATTTTGATGAAAACGGCAATCCAAATACGCGTTCGAAAGTACCGAACAATCCAGCATTCGTATTTAAAATGTTTGCTCCGGATCGTCCGAAAGGCGAAGTAAGCTTCACCGCCATTCGTCAAACGATTGAACCGCTTGGTAATAACAAATATAAAATGGCGTTTGCGAATATTGAAACACGAAATGTATCCGCATTAACGGTGCGTCGTGATTTTACACTTTGGATTTTAGGCGTTGGCGGCGCGATTTTTATGATCGGCCTTATTCAAGGGATGTATTGGAACCATCGCCGCGTATGGATTCAACGGATCAACGACGAGGTGCTCGTTGCCGCACATACGAATAAAAACTGGTTTGGGCTGAAAAAAGAGTTGGAAAGTATATTTCATGATACGCCGTTTGTCATGCCAATCGATCAAGCGGACAAGCGGTTATAA
- the resA gene encoding thiol-disulfide oxidoreductase ResA codes for MKEKRFWLRTVILAIMLAAIGYTIYSNVFVEKKAIQVGDSAPDFVLTDLNGNKIQLSDYRGKGVFLNFWGTWCKPCEKEMPYINSQYNVYKNEGVEVIAVNVGEAKVTVQTFVDRFQLTFPVVIDQQDQVMNAYDINPLPTTFLIDKDGKIVDIITGTMTEEDVKKYMERIKP; via the coding sequence ATGAAAGAAAAGCGATTTTGGCTTCGAACAGTCATTTTAGCCATCATGCTTGCAGCGATCGGTTATACCATTTATTCGAACGTATTTGTCGAGAAAAAAGCGATTCAAGTGGGCGATTCAGCACCAGATTTCGTACTTACTGATTTAAACGGCAACAAAATTCAACTATCCGACTACCGTGGGAAAGGTGTTTTTTTAAACTTTTGGGGAACGTGGTGTAAACCGTGTGAAAAAGAAATGCCATACATCAATAGTCAATACAACGTATATAAAAATGAAGGAGTAGAAGTGATTGCTGTTAACGTTGGTGAAGCGAAAGTGACGGTACAAACATTCGTTGATCGCTTTCAGCTTACGTTCCCAGTTGTGATTGATCAACAAGATCAAGTGATGAATGCGTACGATATTAATCCGCTGCCAACGACATTTTTAATCGACAAAGACGGAAAAATTGTAGACATTATTACAGGAACGATGACAGAAGAAGATGTAAAAAAATATATGGAACGAATTAAGCCGTAA
- the rluB gene encoding 23S rRNA pseudouridine(2605) synthase RluB — MERLQKVIAHAGVASRRKAEQLIVEGKVKVNGKVVTELGVKVSPQDRIEVDGIPLEREEPVYYLLYKPRGVISSVKDEKGRKVVTDFFKHVNKRIYPIGRLDYDTSGLLLLTNDGEFANILMHPRYEIEKVYIAKVKGIPAREKVKQLEKGVMLEDGVTAPAKAKVLSIDKRKQTAIVELRIHEGRNRQVRRMFEAIGHPVLKLKRERYAFLDLKGLNPGDYRELSPHEVKQLRALALAGSPYVS; from the coding sequence ATGGAACGATTACAAAAAGTGATTGCTCATGCAGGCGTAGCATCGCGAAGAAAGGCAGAGCAATTGATCGTCGAAGGAAAAGTGAAAGTAAATGGAAAAGTAGTCACAGAGCTTGGAGTGAAAGTTAGTCCACAAGATCGCATTGAAGTAGATGGCATTCCGCTTGAACGCGAAGAGCCGGTATATTATTTGCTTTACAAGCCGCGCGGTGTCATTTCTAGCGTAAAAGACGAAAAGGGAAGAAAAGTAGTGACCGACTTTTTCAAGCATGTAAACAAGCGCATTTATCCGATCGGGCGGCTAGATTACGATACGTCAGGATTGCTGTTGTTAACAAACGATGGGGAGTTTGCGAATATATTAATGCATCCACGCTACGAAATTGAGAAAGTGTACATCGCAAAAGTAAAAGGCATTCCAGCGCGCGAAAAAGTGAAACAACTTGAAAAAGGTGTCATGTTAGAAGACGGTGTGACTGCGCCGGCGAAAGCGAAAGTATTATCAATTGATAAGCGAAAACAAACGGCGATTGTTGAGCTGCGCATTCATGAAGGACGCAATCGTCAAGTGCGGCGCATGTTTGAAGCGATTGGTCACCCTGTTTTAAAGTTAAAGCGGGAACGTTACGCCTTTTTAGATTTAAAAGGTTTAAATCCTGGGGATTACCGCGAATTGTCACCACATGAAGTAAAGCAATTGCGTGCCCTTGCATTAGCTGGTTCGCCGTATGTATCATAA
- a CDS encoding spore maturation protein: MYVIQFLSLWLIPMVIACILLHGTYKRVPTYEAFVEGGKEGIQIAFSLIPYLVGMLVSVSVFRASGALDFFISYMKPFIVPLGLPPEVVPLALIRPISGTASLGIVTDLIATYGPDSFIGRLASTIQGSTETTLYVLTVYFGAVGIRKMGDALKVGLLADLISFIASFFIVLWMFGE, from the coding sequence ATGTACGTCATTCAATTTTTGTCGCTTTGGCTTATTCCGATGGTCATCGCTTGTATTTTACTGCATGGGACGTATAAGCGCGTTCCAACGTATGAAGCGTTTGTCGAAGGAGGAAAAGAGGGAATTCAAATTGCTTTTTCTCTTATTCCATATTTAGTAGGTATGCTTGTATCTGTCTCCGTTTTTCGCGCTTCCGGTGCCCTTGATTTTTTTATTTCGTATATGAAGCCGTTCATCGTCCCGCTCGGATTACCGCCCGAAGTCGTGCCGCTTGCGCTCATTCGTCCGATTTCAGGAACGGCATCGCTCGGCATCGTGACCGACTTAATCGCCACATATGGCCCTGATTCGTTTATCGGTCGGTTAGCTTCTACCATTCAAGGAAGCACAGAAACAACGTTATATGTACTTACCGTCTACTTTGGTGCGGTTGGTATTCGCAAAATGGGCGATGCGCTGAAAGTCGGCTTGCTTGCGGACCTCATTAGCTTTATCGCATCATTTTTTATTGTCTTATGGATGTTTGGGGAATAA
- a CDS encoding nucleoside recognition domain-containing protein translates to MVNLIWVALLLIGLVFAGINGTMKDVNEAMFQGAKEAVTISIGLISVLVFWLGLMKIAEQSGLLSFFARLFRPMAKKIFPEVPSDHPALGYILSNMVANMFGLGNAATPLGIKAMEQLKKLNGQKEEPSRSMITFVALNTASVTLIPATVISIRMTYHSASPGEIIGTTFVASLIATISAIMIDRAFYIRRRKKGGM, encoded by the coding sequence ATGGTTAATCTCATTTGGGTGGCGCTTTTGCTGATTGGGCTTGTGTTTGCGGGCATAAATGGGACGATGAAAGACGTCAACGAGGCGATGTTTCAAGGAGCGAAAGAAGCGGTAACGATTAGCATTGGTTTAATTAGCGTGCTCGTTTTTTGGCTCGGTTTAATGAAAATTGCCGAGCAATCTGGATTGCTTTCTTTTTTTGCTCGCTTGTTCCGACCAATGGCGAAAAAAATTTTCCCGGAAGTGCCGTCCGACCATCCGGCTCTTGGGTATATATTATCAAATATGGTCGCAAACATGTTCGGTCTTGGGAATGCGGCGACGCCGCTCGGCATTAAAGCAATGGAGCAATTGAAAAAGCTAAACGGCCAAAAAGAGGAACCGAGCCGCTCGATGATTACGTTTGTCGCTTTAAATACCGCCAGCGTTACGCTTATTCCTGCAACCGTCATATCGATTCGGATGACATACCACTCTGCTTCACCAGGAGAAATTATTGGCACAACGTTTGTTGCTTCACTCATTGCCACGATATCAGCGATCATGATCGACCGCGCATTTTACATACGGAGGCGTAAAAAAGGAGGGATGTAA
- a CDS encoding D-alanyl-D-alanine carboxypeptidase family protein, with translation MRRQWFVWMIVLCFFCSLFPNEAKAMSVSAKSAILMEQTTGRVLFEKDAHTKRRIASITKIMTAILAIESGKWEELVTVSERAVRTEGSSIYLKPGEKIALKHLVYGLMLRSGNDAAVAIAEHVGGSVEGFVFLMNKKAAEIGMTNTEFANPHGLDDAENHYSTAYDMALLMRYAMQNEQFREVSGTKLYRAPNPTEDWDRIWRNKNKLLTHLYKYCTGGKTGYTKRAKRTLVTTASKDGLDLIAVTIDAGDDWNDHMAMYEHGFAHYELVTVKADEIVEQIQDPFYDKRLFVVRDFIYPVTKKEEALIRLERKLLRPQERWKETGVPSIVGKAELYIGNEKVDETPIFYKQQKKTRSFFDWLLGVGRDG, from the coding sequence ATGCGACGGCAATGGTTTGTATGGATGATCGTGCTTTGTTTTTTTTGTTCTCTTTTTCCGAATGAAGCGAAGGCGATGTCGGTGAGTGCGAAAAGCGCGATTTTAATGGAACAGACGACAGGGCGTGTGTTATTTGAAAAAGATGCGCATACAAAGCGGCGCATTGCGAGCATTACAAAAATTATGACGGCCATTTTAGCGATTGAATCCGGAAAATGGGAAGAGCTTGTGACAGTAAGTGAACGGGCGGTTCGTACAGAAGGATCTTCGATTTATTTAAAGCCGGGCGAAAAAATTGCGCTCAAACATTTAGTATATGGGCTTATGCTTCGTTCTGGAAACGATGCAGCGGTGGCGATCGCTGAGCATGTTGGCGGTAGCGTCGAAGGCTTCGTTTTTTTAATGAACAAAAAAGCTGCAGAAATCGGTATGACAAATACGGAATTTGCGAATCCACATGGGTTAGATGATGCGGAAAATCATTATTCGACTGCGTACGATATGGCGTTACTGATGCGATATGCGATGCAAAATGAGCAATTTCGCGAAGTATCGGGAACGAAATTGTATCGGGCACCAAATCCAACGGAAGATTGGGATCGCATTTGGCGCAATAAAAATAAGCTGTTAACGCATTTGTATAAATATTGTACCGGGGGGAAAACAGGATATACGAAGCGAGCGAAACGGACATTAGTGACAACGGCATCAAAAGATGGGCTTGATCTCATTGCGGTGACGATTGACGCAGGCGATGATTGGAACGATCATATGGCCATGTATGAACACGGATTTGCGCACTATGAGCTTGTGACCGTAAAAGCGGACGAGATTGTAGAACAAATTCAAGACCCATTTTATGATAAACGTCTATTTGTTGTACGCGATTTTATATACCCGGTCACCAAAAAGGAAGAAGCGCTCATTCGTTTAGAGCGGAAATTACTTCGCCCACAAGAACGATGGAAAGAGACAGGCGTGCCATCGATTGTTGGAAAAGCGGAGCTGTATATCGGCAACGAGAAAGTCGATGAAACACCTATTTTTTATAAACAACAAAAGAAAACACGTTCTTTTTTTGACTGGTTGTTAGGGGTGGGGCGCGATGGTTAA
- a CDS encoding superoxide dismutase: MQQYIHSVQAWLERVKPYVDAEAVERLNVELERGDVLRIHEEATNIYEQIQRKRVPIGGHTLPQLPYAYNALEPYIAEEIMRLHHEKHHQSYVDGLNRAEKMMQQAREKNDYALLKNWEREAAFHGSGHYLHTIFWNNMKPRGGGRPTGVLLQQIVRDFGSFEAFQRHFTEAAKQVEGSGWALLVWSPFAERLDILQAEKHQNGTQWTTVPLLVLDVWEHAYYLQYKNDRAMYVQQWWNVVNWDDVQQRFIKAKGRVM, from the coding sequence ATGCAACAATATATTCATAGCGTGCAAGCGTGGCTTGAGAGAGTAAAGCCATATGTTGATGCAGAAGCGGTGGAACGTCTAAACGTGGAGCTAGAGCGTGGAGATGTTTTGCGCATTCATGAGGAAGCGACAAACATATATGAACAAATACAACGGAAGCGCGTACCGATTGGAGGGCATACGTTACCTCAGCTGCCTTATGCGTACAATGCCCTCGAGCCGTATATTGCCGAAGAGATTATGCGACTGCATCATGAAAAACATCATCAAAGCTATGTGGACGGTTTAAATCGGGCGGAAAAAATGATGCAACAAGCGCGTGAGAAGAATGATTATGCGTTATTAAAAAATTGGGAGCGCGAAGCTGCGTTTCATGGCTCAGGGCATTATTTGCACACAATTTTTTGGAACAATATGAAACCGCGTGGGGGCGGACGTCCAACGGGGGTGCTGCTTCAACAAATTGTGCGCGATTTTGGGAGCTTTGAAGCGTTTCAACGACATTTTACTGAAGCGGCGAAGCAAGTGGAAGGAAGCGGATGGGCGCTTCTTGTTTGGTCACCGTTTGCTGAACGGCTAGACATTTTACAGGCCGAAAAACATCAAAACGGGACGCAATGGACGACCGTTCCGCTCCTTGTGTTAGATGTATGGGAGCATGCGTATTATTTGCAATATAAAAACGATCGCGCAATGTACGTTCAACAATGGTGGAACGTCGTCAATTGGGATGACGTTCAACAGCGATTCATCAAAGCAAAAGGCCGCGTCATGTAG
- a CDS encoding YpuI family protein produces the protein MGNTVVLNQTKQVEQLLSRIVEQIARYLNETTIEQMQEECAGDRHYYEGVLADLRRLAVYGEEGVDACRIVLQEEPFRKAAAEQALYKIYHSCVAEFFTPKRDLWYEDSRSAYTGRHSIKLRQPAPPSLQQLLHTIEADFQTMREELEFYETDYRTKMIQSQ, from the coding sequence ATGGGGAATACTGTTGTTCTTAATCAAACGAAGCAAGTGGAGCAGTTGCTAAGCCGCATTGTAGAACAAATTGCTCGCTATTTAAATGAAACGACGATTGAACAAATGCAGGAAGAATGCGCAGGCGACCGTCATTATTATGAAGGAGTGCTTGCGGATTTGCGCCGTTTAGCTGTATATGGTGAAGAAGGTGTCGATGCGTGCCGCATTGTGCTTCAAGAAGAGCCGTTTCGGAAAGCAGCAGCCGAACAAGCATTATATAAAATTTATCATTCATGTGTGGCGGAATTTTTTACCCCAAAGCGCGATTTATGGTATGAAGATAGCCGCTCAGCGTATACAGGAAGACATTCGATTAAATTGAGACAACCTGCCCCTCCATCGTTACAACAATTGCTTCATACAATTGAAGCTGATTTTCAAACGATGCGGGAAGAACTCGAATTTTATGAAACAGACTACCGAACAAAAATGATCCAATCGCAATAA